Genomic DNA from Solanum dulcamara chromosome 4, daSolDulc1.2, whole genome shotgun sequence:
TATAAGTACATGAGGTAACAAGACAATCAAATAACCATAATACACTAGTACACATTGAATCTATATCAGTGGTGGTCACTATCCGAAAGGAGCTTGCTAATTAGACAAAATCAATGTGAAAAATCTTTGAGAAGAAAAGACTGTCGAAATAAAATGATACAGGAAAAGAATGACACCGATGACGAATATTGAATCCTCGACtctacattaaaaaaaatgtcgTGTTTTCTCCTCAATTCAGtttggaaaagaaatatatagGTCATAAGAACAAAGTACATTCTTTTCTAATAACACTTGCATTTTCAGACCCATGGATCAACAAAATACACTCATCTATTCATGAAGCTAATATTACACTCCCGGAATCTACTTGACTGAGTTCCTAACATTTCCAGCTTGACCTCAGCCAGACACCAAAATGAAAAGAACAAGGGAGCAAGCTCCACCAACTAAAGACACTTGatccattttatttttctatattaaCCAGTTTTTAAGGTTTAGAAATTAACAAATTACATTCTTTTCTTATTACACTGCATTTTCAGACTCGTTGATCAAAAAAATACACTCATCTATTCGTGAAGCTAATATTACAATCCCTTACTCGATTGTGTTCCTAACATTTTCAGCTTGACCTCAGCCATACCCAAAATTTAAAGAACTATGGAGCAAGCTCCaccaacatacctagtgaaatcccacaagtagggTCTGAGGAGGGCAGACCTTACCCTCGTGGAAGTAAAGATTCTGTTTCAGAGAACCCTCAGCTCGAGTAGAGCTAGCTCCACCAACTAACGATATGTTaaaccattttatttttatacgtTAAAACCATTTTTTAAGTAAAACCAATACCTGAACAGACAAAAAACTCGAGTTTCTCAGTAAGGATACCAAAAGCCCCAATTTTTCCAGctaaaatcatcaattctatgaataataataacaaccaaACTACAATATGAGCATAACGCAAACACATATTATTAGCATTTTTAATTACATTACGACAATAAAGGTACCGAATCTTCgaaaaatgcataaataaaaCTCTTCTAAAAGTCAAGTTTCTAACAACAAATGCTATCAGAAGTCAGAACACAGTCCAAAATTTCTCTATACTTAAACAATCTATCAAGTAACTAGAAGTCTAGAACCACATACTTTTTCTCACTTCATCTACGCCCAAAATCCAAAAGCCCGtgatttttaagttttaactGAATTAAAAGGTTAGAAACCTAACCTTTTTGAAAATCGATTTTTGTGTTTAAGATTTTTCTGTCTCAGAAGAAATCAATAGTAGGATGTTGTTTTAGGATATGacactactttttaaaaaaaaatcaatgatCAGTTTCCTAgtttactttttaaaaagaattagaaaATAACAAAGGAAAAAGTGATAAGCAGAGATGGACAAAGAAGGTAAGTTACCTTAGAACTCGTCTTAAGATAAGACACATTATTTCTCCAAAGCCACTAATTTCTTATACCAATTTTGTTGAAGAAGATTCAGCCATAACCAAAAAAGCTTTTGCTTTCTGAGAAGTGAGTGATGACTGATGACGAGTTGACGACGAGAACTGAGAAGTGAGAAACTGAGAAGAAGTGAAGAAGAAGTGATTaagtgaagaactgaagaagaagaagtgaagaACGAGAGAAGTCAGAGAACTGAGAAGAAGAGCTGAAGAGGAACTGagaaacataaataaaaacCCTAGCCTAAATGAATTCAGAATTTTTGTTGTAATGTTGTATTGTTGTTGCCTTGTTGGACAATTGGACTAATGGACTGGGCTGTTGGGTTATTGGTGAGGGATTTGGGCTGCCCTAAACTAATTACTAAGAAATTAGGCCCAACAGACATATAATAGACTATTAATAGTGGACTAGTTAGTTATCTAGTCATATTAATTATGGTATTCGGGATTTACCGAAATACCGAacgggaaaaaaataaataccgaaaccgaaaccgaataccgaaattatGGACTTTTGGTACCGAAACcgaaaccgaattaccgaataccgaataccgaaataccgaaatagacggttcggttcggtaattcggttttcggtattttatgcccagccctacgcagacctgactcctaccaatgtaggacggctgtttccgaaagaccctcggctcaatagaagcatagaaaaaAGGTCAggcaagaatattaaaagtaggtaagtagataacgaaagcggtccaaacaatagtataatcaaagcaacaaaaaacagtagatattgttagataataacataaataccataaataacataagataacataacatacataacatagataacataaataacataaatcagagtacaagaaatcataatgcgttaatacgcctacggataagggggaataatgccactatgtactagccttctaccctaatgtgtgtcctccacaccctcctatctaaggtcatgtcctcggtaagtcgtaaatgcgccatgtcctgtctgatcacctctcctcaatatttttcggcctacccctacctcttctgaaaccatccatggctaacctctcacatctccgcactggtgcatcagagactctcctcttcacatgtccaaaccatctcagtcgcgtttcacgcatcttgtcttccaccgaggccactcctatctaaaattgaattatatatgtattagaaatttattaaaatgtattatacttattttggtaaaaaaaaCATTAGATATTAAAAACGAATTATGCATGTCATATAgatatgtattatattatgtataaaaataattttgcatataatataGATTTATTATAAGTGTCTTAAAACGTATTAAGCTTGTTTTGATTAAAAATCTACATTATgcattatgtattaaaattatatagctataattgataaatatttttttaatagtgtaCATTTAGGTAAGTTTCCCATATTAAAATGGATTTGAATAAAAATCGAGTTGGATCATGATCCGTCCAAATTTACTTTGGGCTCAAGTGGGTTGAGCTCAATTGGACTCAAAatcgggttgggtcatgactCGCTCAATTTGACCCActtaatctcaataattttaatatattattatttaccttttataatcataatttgaattttaactcataaaaataaaaataaaattttataaatggatagattaatcttaaaagaaataaaatagatagtaattcaTACATTTAATATGAGAACTTACATTACACTAATGCAAATAAAGAGCCTTAAAACGGATTGAAATTGAAGATTAAGTTGGGTTCAATTGAAGATTCTTTTAAAATGGGTTAAAGCTTGAATGAGTTGTGATTGAACCCAATACAAATTATCTTGAGCCTAACCTATAAAAGTTTGGGCGGATTGAACGGATTAACCTATATTTGAGCTCATTTTGACATCCCTAGGATATCGAATAAAAGAGCAAGTGAAACGGGTCGAAAATTGGGATGGGTCTTTCAAAATCCCGTTCATCCATGTGGCACTTCGTCCAAAATAAGAGTATATATATTCCATAGTATAACGACAGGGGCATAGCTGACCCAATAGTATAACGAAGGATATATTTACGATAGTACGAAAATATTATTTGACCATTTTCCGTTTAAAAAAACCCAACATCTACTAGcactaatatattatatatttctgATTGACATCTTAACATACTCAGTTAAATACTATTATACAAAATGGGATGAAGGGAATATTTCATTATAGTATGTTTGGTATGAAaacaattttctcatgtttgattGGTTAAAATgttttgagaaatatttttcaaatcaatttatttttctcaattttttttaaaaatgacctaCAAAAAgtaaggaaaacattttccaaaaattcGTTTTCAACCTCACACCTCAACTTTTCACCATAATTCAAGTTCGGGTACCAATTCTCGATACTAATTCACAATCCTACTCCTGATTTTCGACTTAGGACTCGACTCCTGACCTTGATTTGAGACTCAACTTCTGAGTCTCGGGTCAAATCGCGGTCGGATTTCAGTTTGGGTGTCTAGTCGTGGAAGAATTCAAGGTCGGGTGTTGGGATCGGGTCTTGAGTCAAGTATCAGGGTGGGATTCTGAGTTGGTGGTCGAACTCAGATTTTGGGTCGAGAGTCGAGGTTGGGTCCTAGATTAGGTATCAAGTTCAAATCTCGGATTGATCGTTAGGGTCGATTGTCAAGATTAAGTGTCGAAGTTGAATTTTGATTCGGAAGTCAGGTTTCGAGTCGGGTGTCTAGGTTGGGTCTTGATTTGAAGGTCGGGTTCGGATCGAAAGTCAGGGTCACGTCTCAATTTGGAATACAGGTCTTGATCGAGAATCGAGGTCAAATTCTAGATTGGCTTTCGGGGTCGATTACCGCATTGAGTGTCAAGGTCGAGTCCCAATTTGAAATATGGGTCCCGAGTTAGGAGTAGGGGTTGGTTCCTAATTTAAAAGTCGGTCCTAGAACGGAAGTCAAGATTGGGTCCTGGTTTAAAAGTCGGGTTTTGGAGAAGTTGGGGTCGGGTCCCCAGTCATGTGTTAGGGTCAGATCCTGAGATGGGTGTCGAAGTCAGGTCCCGACTTGGAAGTTAGATCTCGTCTCAACATGGAAATCAAATTTTAGGTCGGGAGTCAGGGTCGGATCGTGATTAGGGTATTGGGGTTCAGTCCTACATCAAGTGTAAGGTAGGGTCCTAGTTCAATATTTGAATCTCGAGTTAAGAGTTGGGGTCAGGTCCTATTTTGGAATTCGAATCCTGGGTCTAGTCTCGGGTTTCGGATTTTGCATCGGATATCGGGGTCTAGTCCTGGTTTGAGTGTTGGATCTCGAGTTGAGACTCTAGGTTAGGTTTTGGTTCAAAAGTTAGGTCCCGAATCGAATGTTGGGTTCCGAGTCAAGGTTAGGTCCCATGTTGGATTTTGGGTCGGTGTCGATCTCGAATCAGTTGTCGGGGTCGGTTCGGGGTCAGGATCGGTCTAGTATGAATGTCGGATTTTGGTTTGGGAGTTGGGGTAATGTCTCGGGTCGGGTGTCATGTTGTGTCCAAGTTCGGGTCCTAGTTTGAATGTTAGGTCCCGGGTCAAGAGTCGTGGTCAGGTCTTGGGTCGTGTCTCGAGGCCGAATCTCGAATCAATCATCGGGGTAGTGTCCCAATTCAGGTATTGGGGGTCGGGTCCTAATTTGAATGTTGAGTCCTGAATCGAGAGTCGGAGTCGGATCTCGGGCTGGTCAGCGGAGTCATGTTCCAGTTTGGGTGTCGATTTCAAGTTCCGAATAGATTATCAAGGTTGGTTTCCAGgtcagaaattattttttaaaaaatattaaaagttatttttcggGAAATGTTTTTCATTTACTAACCAAAtgctagaaaatattttctacttaCTAATCGggaatgagaaaataagttagaaaccaacttattttccaagaaaacattttctagCAAAATATTTCTCCTTGTACCAAACACAAGGAAGTGGAGATTCTTAATAATGTCAAGAAGACCAACAGAAGAAAACTAATTGCATTCACAAGCTTTGACAAACAATTTAAAGAAATTCCCAAAGAGAAGTAGATTAAGATGAAAATgggatatataaatatataagcaGAAGAGAGTAGTATATGAGAACAGGTGGAACGTCAAATATGTTACTTAAGCTGGAAATTTCAACAAGCTTTAAAAAGCAAGGATTAAACTAATAAACATccttcttccatatgcccatactTGCACTTTAATCTGTTTTCGAATCTGTAGTTGCTGTTGCATTCTCCtgcaaaattcaaaaaaataacacTTGTTTCCATCAACAGATGCTAACATTATGAACATGGGAATAAGGTTCtttggaaaaaatatatttgttaagtctttttttttttaatgtaaaatgTTTTTCGATGTTTGGATGGTGAATAATATAATTCATGGAAAAAGTTTATATTAAACATTATTATTAACAAAATCATACAGTGATTTGATGATATTTTTTAGCAATAAAAACTTATAATAATGTTTAGAGGGTCACTTGGTTCAAATACAAGTTATTATGTGATTTGTTACGCAAGAATGGATTAGTGATTTGATTAATAATGTAGTCATGGTAATGCATGGAGTTATTTGTTGTTAGATACTTCTTTTATTGTATTGAAGATCGTGATAGTATTTTTGTCACTTAGTTTAATGCATGTGTTGCTAATATTCCTATTCTTATTTCACATTCTATCTAAATCATATAAATTTCCAAATAAGTTATGCataaacaatatataaaaatataagagttttatttattcaaggaTTCACCAGCCAACCAAATAATGTATCGAATAATGCTGGATTTTACACAATGACTACTTCTTTGTAGAGGCCAACCAAATGGGCTCCTAGTCTCGTTGAAACAAAAAGACATCATTTTCTCACATTTGTTTGGTCAATCAAACATCAAAAGATGACTTTGGTATGTAAGAAATACTTTTCTAGAAAATGACTTTTTTCGTGCCAAACACTAAATTCTgaaaaaagaatgataaaatgattttgCATTTTACTAAATTCATACCTCTTTTGGCTTTTCCTCTGTTTCTGGTTTATCAACATCTTTGGCAGGTTCTGGTTTAGCAGCATCTGTGGCCTCAGAAGCAGGGCTAACTTCTtccttctctttctctttttcaattGGCCTGATGGTTTCCTCTATAGGTTTAAAAATGCATATTTACATCAATAaggggaaaaaaaagagaaataaaaagttcaaaagttttgctttttttttgaATCTTAGAAGCACAAATttaagaacaataacaacaacaatattagccTTATCAAGTGTGCAAGTTGATCTATTCTCTTTAATACACCAAATCACTTCTTCGAAATTTCACATCATCAATGTGAATATTCTTTAAATTCCTTCCACTTGTTATTCCGGTATCAAAGTTAGCAAACagaaacaataaatatgaaaataaaaataatattcaaatccaCAAGATTTATGGTGTgttcttaagaaatttaattcgCTCACTGTATTCGAGGTGATGAATTATTTTCTTTCAGGATAAaacggataaactattaaaaaaataacggtacctcaaacttcaataatttcaacgaactcaacaacaaaattacacaaaaactcaattttgcttgtaagaaaatatatgcaaggAGAAATTCgatgtttaaaaatgagagaaaaatattttatttatagacaacaagtGATAGTGTGAACATGtgcttattgtggcttatcggaAAAGTCACAACATTTCGTAAAAGTCACAACTTTttaaaaagtcacaacccttcgcaaaaagtcacaaccctttGAAAAAGGCACAACCTTACATTTCCCATTCACATCTTTAAAACCCAACATACTCATGTTAGCTAATATTTAACCTCTGTTTACCACATAGTTTTGAGGGACAAAGGGTGTGTAGTGGACCACTCCTTGCCTAAGGTGGCACCACCCATAACCTTACCTCTATTCTTgcataaaaatgttatttttgataGAAGGTCGCCATAAATAAAGAATATAAAACAAGTAGTATGTAAAACCAAATACGATAGCGATGAAGCACAATAGAAATAATTCATTTTTCCAAATTTAACATAAAActataatgaaaaaaaaagaaggaagaagaagaacaaaccAGTTTTCTCTTCTGCTTTAATCTCTTCAATAgattctttcttctcttcaacAGCAACAGGGGTTGTTTCATCATTTTCATTCTTCTTCTCCGCAACAGCAACAGGGGTTGTTTCATCAATTGCATTCTTCGGCTCTACAACTTTCTCTTCCTTCTTTTCAACAACAACTTCATTTTCCAATTCCaccatttctttattttctttatcttcttctttttccacAGCCACCACTTTAGTTGCAATTAACTCCTCCTTCTCCACCTTCGTTGCCATTACCTCCACTTTCTCATCACTTTTAATTTCTGCAACCCCTTTTTCAATTTCCGAGACATTTTCACCCTTTGTGGAGTCGGATTTAGAACTCAATGATCTCTTCTTCTTCGGAATGGTGGCATTCTCCGTTGCAACTGCGTGCTTTGATTCCCCACAAcccatattttattatattataaagaATTGGAAGAAGGAAAAAACAGGGGAAAATGAGTAGGGATGTTTTTTCTGTTTTTCCTTTGATTTGTattcaaaggaaaaaaagaaaagatagagaAACAAGAGAGGAAGATTGATGGAGAAAATTGTTGtgctctctcttttcttttcaccCTTTGGTTTTTTCTTGGTGGGGCATTGAGCTTTCTATTATAATCATTCACAAGAGGAACCGTTTTTTTCGTCGGCTTTTCAAGGTtgagaatttaaattttttgttttttcaatttttaaagatGTCcaatgacatatatatatatatttttgtttttttcttttttaccaaATTTACCTGCAGTATTCAAGATTTAAAGTTAATCATGTGTGATATACTATACATATACATTCTCGGTGCAATCATATCTATAAGTGATACGTacatctctttcttttttcttttttttttaaaaaaagcattctcaaattttaaaaaaatcatgaagatttttcaattttgtaattctaaattaaaattatatcaaatgtatcaaaataaaactttatttttattttacgttTTTCTTCAAGTACATTAGTGGGTAACGACTACTTGGAAATTTTGGGTATGAATTAAACAAATTAGTAGGAGTAGTTGTCTTGTTTGAAAGGGCCAATTCATGCAAGCAAAGAAAGGGTTGTTGCCGGCCGTATGAAAGTTGAAAAATCCCttaagctttttttttttttttcttcttctctataaACCAGTTGTCAATTCTCCATTGCATTTCCTATACTTTATAATTATGGGTCGTTTCCTTGTACTTatctttctcttcctttatttttcctatatatataaaatctagAATGACCTTTATAAGTATTTTTAGTGAAATTTCTGATTTCGTCATCGTCAGTAATAATACAATACTTTCTCTaattcatattaagtgaattgttaGGGTATGTCAcactctttaaaaaaaatatttaagaatataaattaaatttttattattatcctTTTGATTATTTTCAAACTAGTTTCTTAGAAAATGTAAAGTACTTAAGAACCTCATTAAATGAAgggtaaatatgaaaaaaagttcaacaattacttgaactttaaataatttatttaatttgaactatgaaatttttttcaataattcacttaatatgaactAAAGGGAATAGCAACATGATGTTAAGGAGTAATAATTGAAATTTTCTCTTAAGTAAGCAATTTTAACTTTGATTTATAAAGGATCAAGACTTTAAACGTGAGGACCAAATGTTTGGcataaaattaaagagtttaaCTTTGGTACACTGTCAGTGTACAGATTGTTTTacattatcaaataattttaaagataaatatcataattttttcaagtagtatttattccttttcaaaaaaattataattctaaGTTTAGAAAAACATTAAATGTATTGTGAATCTTAATTATAGTGTAATTCAAATTCcttcataatttttaaactaTTTCTTTTCCTAGTCTACCACACTATCTCTCTATTTACCATAGTTCGGTATGTTCTCTTCCTAGCTTTAGCTATCGAATTGAAAATCCTCTGTTCGTTCGATTGCGGAGCCGAATTGACCTCAATTGACAGTAAGTGCTATGTGGAAGCACAAACTGTAACAATGGCGAAAGATCGGCGAAGCAGCAACGAGTAAGCTGTTGACGAAAGGAGCAGTTGCTGGATCTTCACTGCCAACTGGAGCTGCTGCTGGATTGTCACTGCCGACTGGAGTAGCTGCATCAGGAATTGGATCGCCGACAGAAGGAGCAGCTCCGCCAGAAACGACCGGAACAGTT
This window encodes:
- the LOC129884950 gene encoding uncharacterized protein LOC129884950: MGCGESKHAVATENATIPKKKRSLSSKSDSTKGENVSEIEKGVAEIKSDEKVEVMATKVEKEELIATKVVAVEKEEDKENKEMVELENEVVVEKKEEKVVEPKNAIDETTPVAVAEKKNENDETTPVAVEEKKESIEEIKAEEKTEETIRPIEKEKEKEEVSPASEATDAAKPEPAKDVDKPETEEKPKEENATATTDSKTD